From Roseovarius nanhaiticus, one genomic window encodes:
- a CDS encoding cupin domain-containing protein — MAMTCTATQLIDDARVRVTRFDFEPGQQTGWHTHGMDYVITALTDCQMRLELPGGETAENNVAAGTVYRRSEGIEHNVINGGDAPMSFVEVELK; from the coding sequence ATGGCCATGACTTGCACCGCAACTCAACTCATCGACGACGCCCGCGTGCGCGTCACACGTTTCGACTTCGAGCCGGGTCAGCAGACGGGCTGGCATACGCACGGGATGGATTACGTGATCACCGCGCTGACCGATTGCCAGATGCGGCTGGAGCTTCCCGGCGGCGAGACCGCCGAGAACAATGTGGCCGCCGGGACGGTCTATCGCCGCAGCGAAGGCATCGAGCACAACGTCATCAACGGTGGCGACGCGCCGATGTCCTTCGTGGAGGTCGAGTTGAAGTAG
- a CDS encoding dimethylarginine dimethylaminohydrolase family protein, with translation MTSPATHFTHAISRRPGQSVTGGLRAEDRGAPDHVRMLAAHDNYIATLRATGAEVTLLDPLEDYPDALFVEDTALCLPEGAIMMRPGAPSRMGEVAHMRPTLAGLFADLRDITGPGHIEGGDILYTGREVLVGKSARTDAEGVAELRKILDEWGHSLRELQTPDGVLHFKTDCSLLDPETILSTRLLDSEGCFDGYRVLHLPEGEEAAANAIRFNDVVLLPDGFPKTAEMLTREGYDIRPIDNTDCALLDGGMSCLSLRLNPTK, from the coding sequence ATGACCAGCCCCGCCACTCATTTCACCCATGCCATCTCGCGCCGTCCAGGCCAGTCCGTCACCGGTGGCTTGCGCGCCGAGGATCGCGGCGCACCCGATCATGTGCGCATGTTGGCCGCGCATGACAATTACATCGCCACCCTGCGCGCAACCGGCGCCGAGGTGACGCTGCTCGATCCGCTCGAGGACTATCCCGACGCCCTTTTTGTCGAGGACACGGCGCTTTGCCTGCCCGAAGGCGCGATCATGATGCGCCCCGGCGCGCCCAGCCGCATGGGCGAGGTCGCGCATATGCGCCCCACGCTGGCCGGCCTCTTTGCCGATCTGCGCGACATTACCGGGCCTGGCCATATCGAGGGCGGCGATATCCTTTATACCGGGCGCGAGGTGCTGGTGGGCAAATCGGCCCGCACCGATGCCGAAGGCGTGGCAGAGCTTCGCAAGATCCTGGACGAATGGGGCCACAGCTTGCGCGAGTTGCAGACGCCGGACGGCGTGCTGCATTTCAAGACGGATTGCTCGCTTCTCGATCCCGAGACGATCCTGTCGACCAGGCTGCTCGATTCGGAGGGCTGTTTTGACGGCTACCGCGTCCTGCACCTGCCCGAAGGCGAGGAAGCGGCGGCCAATGCCATCCGCTTCAACGACGTGGTGCTCTTGCCGGACGGATTCCCCAAGACAGCAGAGATGCTGACGCGCGAGGGATATGATATCCGGCCCATCGACAATACGGATTGCGCGCTGCTGGACGGTGGCATGTCCTGCCTGTCGCTGCGCCTCAATCCGACGAAGTAG
- a CDS encoding pyridoxal phosphate-dependent aminotransferase: MKFADITERLSGLGGAKWKVHIRARALAREGRDIVELTIGEPDVPPIDALMEDAAGAMRGGRMGYSDGMGEPGLRAALARRYTESTGRDIHPDMVMCLPGTQTSLFTTLMGITQEGDEVLVGDPMYATYEGCIRASGAAMVPVPLAPENGFRMRAADIEARITPRSRVIMLNTPHNPTGAVLTQEDIREIGAVAKKHDLWIISDEVYEELIFDGVAFASPLAEPDLAERTVIVSSISKSHAAPGFRSGWAIGSIEFTQSLLPLSETMLFGSQPFLADATAAAVSSPSTVAPGMRQRFAARAGYIATRLENESVLTVSRPQAGMFALIDISSTGMDAETYAFDLLEQAGVAVMPGTSFGTTLDTWVRVALTASDAAIETACDRIIAHAADIAAKRSAAE, from the coding sequence ATGAAATTCGCAGACATTACAGAGCGGCTCAGCGGCCTTGGCGGTGCCAAGTGGAAGGTTCACATCCGCGCCCGCGCGCTGGCCCGCGAAGGGCGTGACATTGTCGAACTGACGATTGGCGAGCCGGACGTGCCGCCGATCGATGCGCTGATGGAGGATGCGGCGGGCGCGATGCGCGGCGGGCGCATGGGCTATTCCGATGGCATGGGCGAGCCGGGACTGCGCGCAGCCCTCGCGCGCCGCTATACGGAATCGACGGGCCGGGACATCCATCCCGACATGGTCATGTGCCTGCCCGGCACGCAGACGTCGCTCTTTACCACCTTGATGGGCATCACCCAGGAGGGCGACGAAGTGCTGGTGGGCGACCCGATGTACGCCACCTACGAGGGCTGCATCCGCGCCAGCGGCGCCGCGATGGTGCCCGTGCCGCTCGCCCCCGAGAACGGCTTTCGCATGCGGGCCGCCGATATCGAGGCGCGCATCACGCCGCGCAGCCGCGTTATCATGCTGAACACCCCGCACAACCCGACGGGCGCAGTGCTGACGCAAGAGGACATCCGCGAAATCGGCGCGGTCGCGAAAAAGCACGACCTCTGGATCATCTCGGACGAGGTTTACGAAGAGCTGATCTTTGACGGCGTGGCCTTCGCCTCGCCCCTGGCCGAGCCCGATCTGGCCGAGCGCACAGTGATCGTCTCGTCCATCTCGAAAAGCCACGCGGCGCCGGGGTTTCGCAGCGGCTGGGCCATCGGCAGTATCGAGTTCACCCAAAGCCTGCTGCCTTTGTCCGAGACCATGCTCTTCGGCAGCCAGCCGTTCCTCGCGGACGCGACCGCTGCTGCCGTGTCATCCCCCTCGACCGTCGCGCCCGGCATGCGCCAGCGTTTTGCGGCGCGGGCGGGCTACATCGCGACTCGGCTGGAGAACGAAAGCGTGCTGACGGTCAGCCGCCCGCAGGCGGGGATGTTCGCGCTGATCGACATATCCAGCACCGGAATGGATGCCGAGACATACGCGTTTGACCTGCTGGAGCAGGCGGGCGTAGCGGTGATGCCCGGCACGTCTTTTGGCACCACGCTGGACACTTGGGTGCGCGTCGCGCTGACCGCGTCAGATGCGGCAATCGAGACCGCTTGCGACCGTATCATTGCACATGCCGCCGATATTGCCGCCAAAAGGAGCGCCGCAGAATGA